TGGTTGGtggtagagaaagaaagatacagacagacagacagacagaggaacAAAACAGACCCTCAGACACTGAACATGTTTAATTAAACCGATTTTATCCAGTTGCAGTTGAAACTAGGGTGGAAATAATTGATGTTCCTTGTATTGTTTTAGGTGAAAATGGTAGAAATAAATGGAACTGTCAAGGTTGTAAACCTTCCCACCTTCATTATAAATAAAGAATTAAGAAATGAAGAGTAGTAAACAGATAGGGGTtccaagatttctttttcttcccccaagGCAATGTCCCCATGGAACTTAGCATCAAGGCACCCTGTTTTCTGTCCTGACGGTTACTCCATTTTCTCCTCCCTTGAAAAGGGTTGCCCAGAGCACCCCCAACCTACTCCAAGGCCAGGCCTCTCCCAGCCTGAACTTCTTCATAGACCTGTTATCCTCCCTCACTCACCTTCAAAGCATCCCACTCACCAGTTCTTCTTCCTAGTCCTGGGAAAATTCCTTCTCCAGAAGCTGCCTGTGCATTTGCCAATCTAGCCCCCTTAATATTTGAGGTAGACAccttatccccatttcacagaggtgGAAACTAAGCCTCATAGAAGGTGAGTAACTCAacccaggtcacacagctccaGCTAAGTGACAGAGCTAAGGTTCAGGCCACTCAGCTGACTCCAGTACTGTGTGCCACCCTGCTCCTCACTGCTTTCCTCTGAAATCTCAGGGATTGTCTGGCTCAGTGTGTACCTGgggaagatgagaaaactgaggcctagagaggtgaagtggcttgcccaagaccactccaaatatcccaccTATCCTTGGCCTCTTTCCACTCCACCATGCAGCATAGCTCATTATATTCAAATACTTTAGCTAATATGTTCAGATGCTAAAAACCTGCCCCTAAACTTACTGCAACCATTTTCCAAGAGAAAGCAGCTTCGTTTCAACCTCTTTCcacatcctttttaaaaatcagaagtcTCTAATACAGCTGTGATTTTGTTTCATCTCCCGTCATTCCCTCTCTCTGCCCTCAGATGGGGTGCCAATGTGTGACAACATGGCTCTAAAATGGGCCAGCAGGAGGGGGAAAAGGGttggaaaagacagaaagagaacaaactctctctcttgctcactctcactctctctttctcttcctttccaccccGTGGTCCTCCCAGGGTCTCTGGGAATCCAATCTCAGTCTGTTGGGCTTACAAAGTGACCAAAGTCAAATGCTGGTctgtgagagaaagaggaggcagACACATTGGGGGACCAAGAAGTACTTTGAAGCACGCTGCTCACCATGGTATGGGGAGGAAGTTGGCCACATCCCTGCCAACTGCTGCTTCTCTTGGACTGGGAAAGGGTCGGTTGCTTGTTTCTATCAGATTCATGGACACCACCAAGAAAAGAGGCCAGTCTGAGacatttaatatttgttgaaacaCAGAGGTTTAACTGATGATTGAGGTACATAGGGTGATAGGAAGAGTATGAACTTGAGAATCTGATGGATTTTGTTTAAAGTTAAGACTAGGTTACTGACTACCCATCCTGCTAATTGTCTTGgggaagttatttaacctctctgaacctcagcttctCATCCACGAAATAGGACACTAGCACACAGTGggctatctatatatatttattgaattgaaATGGGAGTATTCAAAATTATTTGGGTTGCTGGCTTAAAATAAGAAGAATAATTCAATTCCTGTCCATCTGGAATCTAATTGTCCAATTTGGAGTTTCAAATGTAGCAAAGATCCTAATGACCTAATATTATTGGggtaatcctaaaatttattagGAGATCTGCAAGTTCCA
This window of the Pongo abelii isolate AG06213 chromosome 6, NHGRI_mPonAbe1-v2.0_pri, whole genome shotgun sequence genome carries:
- the LOC100438270 gene encoding uncharacterized protein KIAA0087 → FDRDYAKKAPASSSVSQRPSGGTPGIMEAWESLHPLLRCKILYPLPSTDRDGSVSLPGEAASCDLVILEPEHRNRRVSGNPISVCWAYKVTKVKCWSVRERGGRHIGGPRSTLKHAAHHGMGRKLATSLPTAASLGLGKGRLLVSIRFMDTTKKRGQSETFNIC